The genomic stretch GAGGCGGCGCTCTTCCTCCAGACCGTCATTACCGTTTTCATCGAGAGAACGGGCCGAGGGGAAAATGTCTTCCTCCCAACCAGGAAGAAAGACGACCGGCCATTCCAGCCCTTTGGCCGCATGTAGTGTCATCAGCCAGATTTGCCCGCCGTCTGTTGTCTGATTGATATCTGACACCAGTGAAACATGATCAAGATACCCTTCCAGTGTTTCAAACTCACCGGCAGCGTTGACCATTTCCTTGAGGTTGTCGAGTTTGGAAGGTGCCGTCGGGCTTTTCGAGTTCTTCCAGAAGTCAGTGTAGCCACTTTCTTCGAGAACTGTTTCTGTCAGCGTTGCCGGGTCGGTCTCTTTTGTCATATGAGACCAGCGCTCCAGAGCGTCAAGAAAGCCTGCCAGACCGGATCGGGCCTTGCCTTTAAGCTTATCTGTTTCCAGCGCGATGCGGCCCGCAGCTGCCATGGAAACGCGCGCCTTGCGTGAGATAAGCTCCAGTGATTGCACGGCCTTGACGCCAAAGCCACGTCGGGGTTTGTTGACAATACGCGAGAATGACAGGTCATCATCAATGTTCCGCACCAGTCTCAGATAGGCGAGTGTGTCCCGCGTTTCCTCTCGCTCATAAAATCGCGGCCCGCCAACAACCTGATAAGGCAGACCCGCCATGTTGAAGCGTTCTTCAAAACTGCGCATCTGGAAAGAAGCACGCACCAGAACGGCCATGTCAGACAGCGAGCGGCCCTTTGATTGTTCAGCCTCGATATCATCCGTGACGGTGCGCGCTTCTTCCTCGCCATCCCAAATGCCGCGCAATTGCACTTTCTGGCCGCCGTCCTGCTCTGTCCACAATGTCTTGCCAAGGCGTGTCTTGTTGCTCTCGATCAGGCCGGATGCAGCCGCGAGGATGGGCGCTGTGGAGCGGTAATTCTGTTCCAGGCGGATCACCTTGGCACCTGGAAAGTCTTTCTCGAATTTCAGGATATTAGCGACTTCTGCGCCTCGCCAGCCATAAATCGACTGATCGTCATCGCCCACACAGCAGATATTGCGATGCTGTTGAGCCAGCAGGCGCAGCCACAGATACTGGGCCACATTGGTGTCCTGATATTCGTCCACAAGCATATAGCGGAAGTTGGTTTGGTATTTCTCAAGAATATCTCGGTGCGTCTGAAATATGGTCAGGTTGTGAACAAGCAAATCACCGAAATCAGCAGCATTCAGTGACACAAGCCGCTGTTGGTAATTTCTGTAAAGATCAATGCCTTTGCCGGCAGCGAAAAAATGTCCCTCATTGTCGGGCACCTTGTCAGGTGTCAGGCCGCGGTTTTTCCAATCGTCAACAAAAGCAGCGAGGCCCCGCCCGGTCCAGCGTTTCTCGTCAAGGCCTTCCAGTTCTATAACCTGTTTGCACAGCCGGATCTGGTCATCGGTATCAATGATGGTGAAAGAGGGTTTGAGGCCAACCAACTCGGCATGAATACGGAGAATTTTCGCCGCCACAGAGTGAAAGGTGCCAAGCCACTGCATACCTTCAACGGTATCGCCGATCAGGTGCCCGACGCGTTCCTTCATTTCGCGCGCCGCCTTGTTGGTGAAGGTCACGGCGAGTATTTGCCATGGCGCAGCACGGCGCGTGGTCAGCAGATGCGCAAGCCGTGTTGTGAGGGCGCGCGTCTTGCCAGTGCCCGCACCAGCAAGAACCAGCACAGGACCATCCGCTGAGATAACGGCTTCGCGCTGCATCTCGTTCAGGCCCTCAAGATAGGCAGAAGTGTCAGCATTGGAGGGCGGCGCTGCGGCCATGGCGCGCGCTGAAAGCGAGGTATTTCCTGTCATTATATGTATATAGCCCGAAAGAACGATTCTGGAACAGAGGCTAGCGCTGTTTCACGAAAACGGGCATGCCATCCTTCGGTCTGAGGGTAACGTTCATTTGGGGTACAATCTCGTGGCGGTCATCATGGCGGAAATGGAATTGCCGCGTGAGCGTCGCAAGAATGGTGACGG from Parvularcula sp. IMCC14364 encodes the following:
- a CDS encoding ATP-dependent helicase, giving the protein MTGNTSLSARAMAAAPPSNADTSAYLEGLNEMQREAVISADGPVLVLAGAGTGKTRALTTRLAHLLTTRRAAPWQILAVTFTNKAAREMKERVGHLIGDTVEGMQWLGTFHSVAAKILRIHAELVGLKPSFTIIDTDDQIRLCKQVIELEGLDEKRWTGRGLAAFVDDWKNRGLTPDKVPDNEGHFFAAGKGIDLYRNYQQRLVSLNAADFGDLLVHNLTIFQTHRDILEKYQTNFRYMLVDEYQDTNVAQYLWLRLLAQQHRNICCVGDDDQSIYGWRGAEVANILKFEKDFPGAKVIRLEQNYRSTAPILAAASGLIESNKTRLGKTLWTEQDGGQKVQLRGIWDGEEEARTVTDDIEAEQSKGRSLSDMAVLVRASFQMRSFEERFNMAGLPYQVVGGPRFYEREETRDTLAYLRLVRNIDDDLSFSRIVNKPRRGFGVKAVQSLELISRKARVSMAAAGRIALETDKLKGKARSGLAGFLDALERWSHMTKETDPATLTETVLEESGYTDFWKNSKSPTAPSKLDNLKEMVNAAGEFETLEGYLDHVSLVSDINQTTDGGQIWLMTLHAAKGLEWPVVFLPGWEEDIFPSARSLDENGNDGLEEERRLAYVGITRAMESCRISFAANRQIYGRWQSAMPSRFIDELPEEFVEVMSEPGLYGAAASDLAAYSSFSGVKMEEETYYDNPGWKRARQAKRHNTRPPALEGKAELIATSTPGSTSFKTGERVFHQKFGYGEVKTIEGNKLEVAFEKAGTKKVIDTFLERP